The Oscillospiraceae bacterium genome contains the following window.
ATCTCCGGGATGCTCTCGGCCTGAGGGCTCAGCTTGACGATGAGCGGCACCGTGCAGACCTTGCGCACAGCGGAGACAACCTCGCTGGCGTCCTGCACGCGGATGCCGAACGCAAGGCCGCCCTGTTTGACATTGGGGCAGCTGATGTTCAGCTCAATGAAGTCCACGCCGGCGGCGCAGAGCATAGCCACGCCCTCGATATTTTCCTCGATAGTGTGGCCGCCGAGGTTGGCCCAGACGGTCGTGCCGCACTGGCGCATGGCGGGCAGCTCATGGTCGATGAAATGCTGTACGCCGGGGTTCTGCAGGCCGATGGAGTTCATCAGGCCGGAGGGGGTCTCGTACAGGCGCTCACCCTCGTTGCCGGGCTGGCCGTTCAGGGTCAGACCCTTGCCGGAGATGCCGCCGAGCAGCCGCAGATCCTCGATGCCCGCATACTCAGGGCCGAAGCCGAAGGTGCCGGACGCAGCCACAACCGGCCCGGCCAGCTGCTTGCCGAGAAAATCAACATGTAGGTCTGCCATCAGTCAAACACCTCCTGTGCGTTAAAGACCGGACCATCCTTGCAGACGGTCACGGGGCCGATCTTGGTGTGGCAGGTGCAGCCGAGGCAGGCACCCAGACCGCAGGCCATCTTCTTTTCCAGACTGGCGAGGCAGGGTACGCCGGCAGCGGCGCAGAGCTTTGCCACACCGCGCATCATGACCATCGGGCCGCAGGTCAGCACAATGTCGTAGTGCGTGACATCCAGCAGGTCTGTCACAAGGCCGTGATGCCCCTCACTGCCGGAATCGGTAGCCAGATGGATGCTGTGGCACCAAGGCACAAAGCTCTCCATGCCGTAGGAGGCATCGCGGAAGCCGACATAGAGGTCGGGGCGCACACCGGCGCGGCAAAGCTCCTTGCAGAGCAGCAGCAGCGGTGCCGTGCCGATGCCGCCGCCGACAACGGCGATGCGCTTGTGGGCAGACGCCAGCGCGGCGGTGTCAAAGCCGTTGCCGCAGGGGCCGGTCACTGTCAGTGTGTCCCCTGCCGCCAGCGCGGCCAGCTTCCGGGTGCCCTCGCCCTTGACCTGATACAGGAAGGTCAGCGCACCGGTCTGGTTGTCAAAGTCATCCACGCTGATGGGGCGGGACAGAATCGGTGTGGCATCGGCTGCCCAGGCGCGCAGCATGTAGAACTGCCCCGCGTGGGGCTCACGGCTGGGATCCTGCCACTGGACCGTCAGGCGCATGATGTCGGCTGCGACAGTCTCCTGCCGCAGGACCTTCAAATCACAGCTTGTTGCATTCACCCTGAATATCCTCCCGCATACGCACACATTCGTTGTAGGCGGCCTCGTCAAAGGCAACGCCGGGCTGCTTCTTGTAGGCCAGCAGGATGCCGCGGCTGGAGTTGACCACGCCGCCGTTGCCCTTGGTCAGGTACTGGGCAATGTCGGCTGCCTTGCCGCCCTGTGCGCCGTAGCCGGGAATCAGGAAGAAGGTGTCCTTGTAGGCTGCGCGGATGGCGGTGGCTTCCTCGGTATGGGTACCGCCGATGACGAGACCGATGCTGGAGTAGCCGTGCTCGCCCATGTAGTCCTTGCCGAGGGCAGTCAGGCTGTCGCCGACGAGGTCATAAACATGGCGGCCGTCATCGAGCTTTTTGTACTCAAAGTCCTTCGCGCCGGGGTTGGAGGTGCGGCACAGGACAAAGACGCCCTTGCCCTGCTCGGCGCAGTACGGCAGATAGGGGCTGATCGAGTCAAGGCCCATATAGGGGGCCAGCGTGATGATGTCGGCCTCAAAGTCGCCGGTAAAGTGTGCCTTGGCGTACATCTCGGCGGTCTTGGCAATGTCGCCGCGCTTGATGTCGGCAATGACCGGCAGGCCGGTGGCGCGTGCAAGCTTCAGTGTCTCGGCGTAGGCGCGCATGCCGTCCAGACCGAGGGATTCATAGTAGGCGATCTGCACCTTGTAGCAGCCGGCCACGCCCTTGGTGGCGTTGATCAGGGCACGGTTGAATGCGACGACATTCTCTCCCGCTGTCTTGGCGGTGTCGGTCGTGGGCAGGTAGCTGATCTCGGTATCCAGACCCACGCAGACAGGGCCGTTCGCGGCAACGCTCTCGTACAGTTTGTCCATGTTGGTAAGCATGCTGATTCCTCCGTTTTGGTTTGCCTTCTTATATGATGTGGAATCCGTAGGGGCGGATTCTATATCCGCCCGCGGCGTCGTGCCAGCGGCAGCCTTGCACGGGCGCATATGGAATGCGCCCCTACGGGTGTTTTACACGTAAAGCGGTATTATTCTTCGATCTGGAACGTAACCTTCCCGCCCTTGATCGTTGTCACGATCTTGCCGTAGAGCAGCGCACCATCATAAGGGCAGTTCTTGCTCTTGCTGTGTAGCTCATCGGCCTTGACCTCATACATATGGTCAAGATCCGCCAGCACGACATCGGCATCATAGCCCGGCTCCAGCATGCCCTTGCGGTCGGCCAGTCCCAGCACGGCGGCGGGGCCGGCGCTCATCAGGAAGCTGAGCAGCTCAAGCGGCAGGCGCTGCTCGCGGCAGAGCTTGGTGTAGCAGACGCCGAAGGCAGTCTCAAGGCCCACCATGCCGGCGGCGCCCTTCTCCTTTTCCTCGGCGGTGTGGGGGGCGTGGTCGGTGCCGATGCAGGTCACGGTGCCGTCCTTGATGGCCTCAATGAGGGCGGTCACATCCTCCGCCTTGCGGATGGGCGGGTTGACCTTGTACTGCAGGCGGCTGTCATCAAACCAGAGGTGATGGGGGGTCACCTCGCAGCTGACACGCGCACCGCGCAGGCGGCTCATCCGGATGGCGTCCACGGACTCCTTGGTGGAAACATGGCACATGTGCAGCCGGGTGCCGTAGTATTCGGCCAGATGGCAGTTGCGCACGGTCTCAATGTTTTCCGCCAGACGGTAGTCCCACGGGCTGATCTCGCGGTCCTCGGCGTGGGACATGATGGTCAGGCCGCGCTCGGTGGCGATGGCGAACGCCCGCGCCATGACGGCGTTGTTCATGACGCCGTTGCCGTCCTCGGTGATGAATTTGACATCCTCGGGCAGCGTCATCAGGTGGTCGAGCGTTTTGCCGTCAAAGTCCTTCGTGATCGAGACGGTCTGGTTGGCATCGCACAGCCCTACGCGGGCGGCCTCCGCCTCAACGGCGTGGGCGATTTCGGCGCTGGAGCAGACCGGCTTTGTGTTGGGCATCAGGTTCACAAAGGTATACCCGCCGGCAGCGGCTGCGGCAGAGCCGGTGGAAATATCCTCCTTGTACTCAAAGCCGGGGGTGCGCCAATGGCAGTGTGTGTCGAGGAAGGCGGGCAGGATCGTGCGGCCCTTGGCATCGAGCAGCTCCTCCCCCTCCGGGACAAGCAGGCCCAGACCGACAGCGGCGATTTTTCCGTCGCGCAGCCAGACCTCGATCGGCTTGCCTGCACAGTCCCTTGCGTTGCGGATCAGCATAGTGGGAACCTCCTGAGATATACTCTACCAGATTTGCGGCACGCCCCTGCGGGCGCGCTTTTGGGCAAAAAAAAACTTTTCCCAGACGGGAAAAGTCAAAAAGAAGCACCGGTTTTGAAAACGGGAAAAAACACGGCACTGTGAATTTTGAAGCAAGAAACAAACTGCATCATCATTGCGGCACACTCCTTCCCCGAATTCTTACATGGATTTTACTTAATTGTACCATGTAGGGACGGCAGTGTCAATGCAAACGCCCGGATTGCGAAAGTAAGGATTTTATGGATTTTTACGCCGAGTTTTGTACAAAATGATAAACGCCCAAAAAACTCACCGCGCCGTGCGGTTGGCAAGCGTTTCCGCCATGATGCGGCTCCAGCGTGCGGCAATCTGCTCCTGCCCGCGGGCATCGGGGTGGGTGCCGTCTGCCGAGATAAGGGTCTCATCGTCCAGCAGCTGCAGGCCATCGGTAAAGATGAGCCGCTCGGCGGCATAGCGCCGCACGATCCGGCGCATCTTGTCGGTGCGGTCGGTGTCCTCATCCAGATAGCCGAAGAACGAGGTGGCGAACACCGGCCGCGGATCGCGGGCCAGCACGGCGGTAAAGCGGTCGATCCGCTCCTCAAACACCTCGAGCGGGAACTCTTTCACCCGCTCGGTGGTGTTGATGCCCATTTCCACCGAGGCAAAGTCCCAATCTCTGCGCGATACGAGGTAGTTTGCCATCTCCTCCTCCATCAGAGCGTTGCCGGCAAAGCCGAGGTTGAGATAATCGACCCCAAGCGCCTGCGCATTGCGGAACACATAGCAATCCGGCTGGATCAGCGAGAGGCTGCCGTGCGTGATGGACGAGCCGTAGGCCAGATAGGTTTTCTGCGGCAGCTGGTCGGCGGCGGGCAGGGCGGTCCGGCCCTCGACCCCTGCGAAGATCACCGGCACATAGGGCAGCACGACCCGCACGACCTCGGGCGCAAAGGCAAGTTGCTTTTCCGCCGTGATGCGGCGCAGCGTGGCGAGCTTGGCCGGGTATTCGATGTGGATGCGGGTCACATCCGCGCCGATGTTTTTGGAGGAGTACTCCCACCCGCCCTGAAATGAGCCGAAGAAGATGTGGGCGGTGGCGGCCTCGGCCTGGGGGATGGTTTTCAGCAGCAGATCGACTGCGCCGTCCGGCATCGTGAAGCGCAGCTCAATGCCGGTGGCAAAGCAGTTTTCCTGCACACCGGGGCTGATGCGGGCGCGCGCTGCGGCACCGATGCGGCGGAGCAGCCAGCCGCCCTCGACCGGTTCCAGCTCCTCGACATTATGAAAGCGGATGTTCTGATGATCCATGACCATGCAGCCTCTTTTCCTTTATGATACCATCAGTATACAAAGCAGCGCGGCATTTTGCAAGGGCGGTGCTGCGGGAAAAGTTGAAGGATCCGCAACGATCCCGCGTTGCACTCTGCCCGGGATTGTGATATACTAATAAACAAGTATCGTAAAGCAAAGAGGAAAAGAATTATGGGGCTTTGGGAAGACGCAAAAAACATCCGCGATAAGGACCCTGCGGCGCGCAATGTCGCGGAGGTCATCATTTTGTATCCGGGCTTTCATGTGCTGGTGACGCATAAGATCGCCCATTTTCTGTACCGTCACCACTGCTTTTTTCTGGCCCGCCTTGTCAGCCAGCTGGCGCGGCATCTGACCGGCATCGAGATCCACCCCGGTGCCAAAATCGGCCGCAAGCTTTTCATCGACCACGGCATGGGCATCGTCTTTGGTGAGACGACAGAGATCGGGGATAACTGCACGATCTATCACGGTGTTACGCTGGGCGGCACCGGCAAGGATACCGGCAAGCGCCACCCGACCCTGGGCAACAATGTGCTGATCGGTGCCGGGGCCAAGGTGCTGGGCCCGGTCTACATCGGCGATAATGTCCGCGTGGGTGCAGGCAGCGTTGTGCTGAAAAACCTGCCCGCCAACGCAACAGCGGTCGGCGTCCCGGCGGAGATCGTGCGTGTGGGCAATGTCAAGTGCTGCCCGGCGGACGACCTCGACCAGCAGGATCTGCCGGATATCGTCAACCAGCGCATCTCCGAGCTGGAGGCCCGCCTGAGCCGCCTCGAGGCCGAAAAGCAGGGTGAGTTCCCGCCGGATAAAAAAGAATAATAAAAACGCACGCCGTGAAATTTACGGCGTGCGTTTTTTGTCAGTATGGCTTCCCCAGAGGGGGGGAAGCTGTCAGCGGCCCCGCCCGCTGACTGATGAGGGGCAAACTTACCGGGAATTTCCCACTGACGGGCAATAGGGCAAACCCGCCCCTCATCCGCCCTCGGTCGGGGCCTCGGGCACCTTCCCCCACGGGGGAAGGCAATCAACTCATTTCAGATTCCGCAAATCCCCGCTCTCACGGAAATCCTCATAATCCAGCGACAGCGACGGGCTGTAGTAGGGGTCATGCAGGATGTTCTCCCGCCCGTGGACCGCATACAGGCGGTCATGCTCGGCGTCAAAGCGGGCCTTTTTGGCCGGGTCGTTTTCATCGGAGCCGCGGGACTTGCTCTCATAGTGATACAGCTGTGCGTAGGGGGTCCAGACGATGCGCCAGCCGGCGTCCCGCACCCGCAGGCAGAAGTCCACATCGTTGTAGGCAACGGTGAACTCCTCGTCCAGACCATGGGCGGCATCGTAGACGGCAGTGCGCACCAGCAGGCAGGCGGCGGTCACGGCGGAGAGATCCTGCACGGTGGCCAGCCGGAACATGTACCCGCTGCCGCCGCGCTTGTGGTACTTGTGGCTGTGGCCTGCATAGCCGCCCAGCCCCGTGATGATGCCGGCGTGCTGGATCGTGTCATCGGGATAGTAGAGCATCGCGCCGCAGATGCCGACACCGGGCTGGCTGCACTCCCCCACCATCTGGGTGAGCCAGTCACCGTTGATGACCTCGACATCATTGTTGAGCAGCAGCAGGTATTTACCCGCCGCGTACTTGCGGCCGAAATTGTTGATGCGGCTGAAGTTGAACCCGCCCTTGTAGGTCACAACGCGGGCGTGGTCGTACCGGTCGGGCAGGCGCTTGTAGTAGTCTGCCGTGGC
Protein-coding sequences here:
- a CDS encoding dihydroorotate dehydrogenase, which gives rise to MADLHVDFLGKQLAGPVVAASGTFGFGPEYAGIEDLRLLGGISGKGLTLNGQPGNEGERLYETPSGLMNSIGLQNPGVQHFIDHELPAMRQCGTTVWANLGGHTIEENIEGVAMLCAAGVDFIELNISCPNVKQGGLAFGIRVQDASEVVSAVRKVCTVPLIVKLSPQAESIPEMCKAVEAAGADAISLCNTFQACAIDLEKRRPVFNNTFAGLSGPAVRPIALRMVWQAVGAVSIPVVGLGGILTGRDALEFIMAGATAVQVGTANFLDPKACTRITAEIGAWMDAHGVKTLDEIRGCAR
- a CDS encoding dihydroorotate dehydrogenase electron transfer subunit translates to MNATSCDLKVLRQETVAADIMRLTVQWQDPSREPHAGQFYMLRAWAADATPILSRPISVDDFDNQTGALTFLYQVKGEGTRKLAALAAGDTLTVTGPCGNGFDTAALASAHKRIAVVGGGIGTAPLLLLCKELCRAGVRPDLYVGFRDASYGMESFVPWCHSIHLATDSGSEGHHGLVTDLLDVTHYDIVLTCGPMVMMRGVAKLCAAAGVPCLASLEKKMACGLGACLGCTCHTKIGPVTVCKDGPVFNAQEVFD
- the pyrF gene encoding orotidine-5'-phosphate decarboxylase, which codes for MLTNMDKLYESVAANGPVCVGLDTEISYLPTTDTAKTAGENVVAFNRALINATKGVAGCYKVQIAYYESLGLDGMRAYAETLKLARATGLPVIADIKRGDIAKTAEMYAKAHFTGDFEADIITLAPYMGLDSISPYLPYCAEQGKGVFVLCRTSNPGAKDFEYKKLDDGRHVYDLVGDSLTALGKDYMGEHGYSSIGLVIGGTHTEEATAIRAAYKDTFFLIPGYGAQGGKAADIAQYLTKGNGGVVNSSRGILLAYKKQPGVAFDEAAYNECVRMREDIQGECNKL
- a CDS encoding dihydroorotase, producing the protein MLIRNARDCAGKPIEVWLRDGKIAAVGLGLLVPEGEELLDAKGRTILPAFLDTHCHWRTPGFEYKEDISTGSAAAAAGGYTFVNLMPNTKPVCSSAEIAHAVEAEAARVGLCDANQTVSITKDFDGKTLDHLMTLPEDVKFITEDGNGVMNNAVMARAFAIATERGLTIMSHAEDREISPWDYRLAENIETVRNCHLAEYYGTRLHMCHVSTKESVDAIRMSRLRGARVSCEVTPHHLWFDDSRLQYKVNPPIRKAEDVTALIEAIKDGTVTCIGTDHAPHTAEEKEKGAAGMVGLETAFGVCYTKLCREQRLPLELLSFLMSAGPAAVLGLADRKGMLEPGYDADVVLADLDHMYEVKADELHSKSKNCPYDGALLYGKIVTTIKGGKVTFQIEE
- a CDS encoding SGNH/GDSL hydrolase family protein, which encodes MDHQNIRFHNVEELEPVEGGWLLRRIGAAARARISPGVQENCFATGIELRFTMPDGAVDLLLKTIPQAEAATAHIFFGSFQGGWEYSSKNIGADVTRIHIEYPAKLATLRRITAEKQLAFAPEVVRVVLPYVPVIFAGVEGRTALPAADQLPQKTYLAYGSSITHGSLSLIQPDCYVFRNAQALGVDYLNLGFAGNALMEEEMANYLVSRRDWDFASVEMGINTTERVKEFPLEVFEERIDRFTAVLARDPRPVFATSFFGYLDEDTDRTDKMRRIVRRYAAERLIFTDGLQLLDDETLISADGTHPDARGQEQIAARWSRIMAETLANRTAR
- the cysE gene encoding serine O-acetyltransferase, coding for MGLWEDAKNIRDKDPAARNVAEVIILYPGFHVLVTHKIAHFLYRHHCFFLARLVSQLARHLTGIEIHPGAKIGRKLFIDHGMGIVFGETTEIGDNCTIYHGVTLGGTGKDTGKRHPTLGNNVLIGAGAKVLGPVYIGDNVRVGAGSVVLKNLPANATAVGVPAEIVRVGNVKCCPADDLDQQDLPDIVNQRISELEARLSRLEAEKQGEFPPDKKE